ATAGCAAATCTGACGCAGGGTGTAAAGGGCGGCCGCCGTCTGTGGCAGAGATGTACCGCTCCTTCCCTTACTCCCCGCTCAACGCCTTCAGCAGGTCCAGCGCTTCCTCATGGTCCGGCTCAATTTGCAGAGACCTGCGCGTGTAGTCCAGCGCTGCCTCCATATCCTCCTGCTCATAGCAGCAGATCGCCAGACAGTACAGCACCGTAATCACCGGCTCCTCATCGCCGGTCTGCAGGGAATGCTCCAGGAAGCGGCGGGCCTCCCCGTACTGCTCCATCTCGAACAGCAGCAGGCCGCAGTCGAGGGCGAGGTCATACTTCTGCGGCATGAGGTAGAAGCCGTTCCACATCCGCCGGATGCCCAGCTGCAGATCCAGCAGCTCTTCATCGCTGGCGTCCGGCAGCAGTGCAGAGATGCGCTCGGCACTCTGGATGAACAGCTCGGCGTCATACCCGCCCAGCCGCCAGAAGGCCAGCAGCGGCTGGAGCTCAATGGTATCGTAGTTCCGGTCTATCCATACCTTCAGGCTGAAGAAGTCATCCGGCCCGAACCGCTCCACGAACCGCCGGTAGGCCAGCCGGGTGTGCGTATACCCCTGCGGCTGCTCCAGCATCAGAATACAGCCTACATTGAGATTCTTGTAATGATGCAATGTGAATTGGGACTGGGCGCCCATGTGCTCATAATAGTAGACCATCGCATGATAATTCGCTGTGAGCGAGATGCTTCCATGGTGCATCAGCTTCGGCGGCTCGGCGAATTCCCAGTTCTCCAGCCGGTGGTCGCCCTTGTCTGCCGTTAGCAGCAGGAAGCCTTGCAGAGAGAGCGCGCGCAGGCGTTCCATACAGGACAGCGCTGCCTCCGGGAACAGCACATGTGAATCCTCCAGCTTGTCCCGGTAGAAGGAGATCACCTCATGGTACGGGTAAGAGCTGTCCTCATACCCTGCCGCCCGCTTGTAGTGGTATTCAGGCACCAGATCCCGCAGCACCTCGGAAGGCCCCATGTCGGCAGACTGCTCGGGATACCGCAGCGATACCTCACATTCATAGATTTTGCCTTCATCAACATAGAGCAGCTCCTGCGGGATGCTGTCGAAGAAGTAGTTGGCAATCACCATCAGCGGCTGCTGAAGATAGCCTGGCTTAATGACGCTGCCGCTCTGCGTCAGGACCAGTTCCGTATCCTGAACCGCGTCAAACCGGGCGAAATCCAGCACTCCCCGCTCCACAAAAGGCTTCAGCCCC
This region of Paenibacillus sp. FSL K6-1096 genomic DNA includes:
- a CDS encoding tetratricopeptide repeat protein, which gives rise to MTIDRPERYRFSEAPIWELQRTYYEQSGLQAWVNDQVPQYITSNPMIGTAYAEMIFGLLQDRAAMGQSTEPVIILELGAGAGRLAFHVLQQLDELIRYAGIPLPPYRYVMSDLPWKNIEGWQQHEGLKPFVERGVLDFARFDAVQDTELVLTQSGSVIKPGYLQQPLMVIANYFFDSIPQELLYVDEGKIYECEVSLRYPEQSADMGPSEVLRDLVPEYHYKRAAGYEDSSYPYHEVISFYRDKLEDSHVLFPEAALSCMERLRALSLQGFLLLTADKGDHRLENWEFAEPPKLMHHGSISLTANYHAMVYYYEHMGAQSQFTLHHYKNLNVGCILMLEQPQGYTHTRLAYRRFVERFGPDDFFSLKVWIDRNYDTIELQPLLAFWRLGGYDAELFIQSAERISALLPDASDEELLDLQLGIRRMWNGFYLMPQKYDLALDCGLLLFEMEQYGEARRFLEHSLQTGDEEPVITVLYCLAICCYEQEDMEAALDYTRRSLQIEPDHEEALDLLKALSGE